CCGGAGGAATGAAATCAGGATGAGCCGAATCAGGAACAATTCTATCCGGAGGGATCTTTCTAAAAGAAGAATCATTTTCCGGACGAATTAGAAAAGGAGATGCCTCCCTCTTTGAATCATTGGCTTGAAATTCACGATTTTCAGCACCGATCCTGAAAATCGAAGGCTCAGCTCTAACGCTTGGTAGAATGAACAGTAATTGTAAACAACCGATCCCAAAAATAGTGAAGGATAAACCAATCAACTTTTTCATAAACTTTTAACTCCTTAACCCTCAAGGCTCTCTTGTTGATTAATCGAACTCTTCATTTTCAGAGAGTAGGCTGAGCGCGTTAGTTAATTTTTATACATACTTTTTTTACGATTGCTCCTTTTGACTTATGCACTCTAACGGAACTCCGTTCCAGAGACCTGGGAAAAAGAGCTAACCAGATCAAACGATCGCGTCCTCATGCTTTACTCCGGTCTTTGGCATTTGCTAACATGGAGCGACCTGCATCTGTAATCAATTTTGAATGGGATCAATTGGAGGTGGATGTCGGTTAACTTCTAAATCAGCAGCACGAATATTAATAACTCGACTTCGGTTAAAACCTAAAGCAGTAATCGTGGCTCTTCCTTTGACAGTTAAGCCAATAACAGATAGTTTGTCCTTCGACCAAATAAAATGTTCCTTCCAGTCATCTCGACGAGGATTAAATAAGGGAGTTTCTTCATGAGTTTCAGGATCAATGGCAGTTATTTGATTTGATTTTTGTCGATTACAGTGAAAACAAGCTAAAGCCAAATTATCTAAGTTGTTTTCTCCTCCTTGATTTAGAGGAATCACATGATCGATTGTCAATTTAACGTATTGCCATTGCTCACAAGTATGACAATATTCACATAAATAGTTAGCTCGTTGTCGGACTTGAGCTTGAATTTCTGGAGATAAAGAACGACTAGCTGACACGAGGTTCAGAACTTATTTGAGGGAGAGATTACGAATCGTCCGATTGACTAAACTAAGATAATCATCTAAGTCTTCATAATGGTCGAGTTCTTCTTCTTCCTCTGGATTTAATAAAGTTGTTTGTTGTTTGACGAGTAAGTTTTCTATCCGAGCTTGGACTTTCTGCGATGCTTTTAAAATCGGAATTCCTTCAACAAGTTCAATCCTAATGGCTTCTTCTTTTGGGAAAGTTGAAGGTAAGTTATCTAGCTGAAAGGGCGTAATAGTCATCGTGAAATTCTTGCTTAATATCTTAATTATTTTAGAGTCGAATCTTTAAGTGCTCAGATCGGCGTGAATTTCGGTTCCATCGGTTTCAGGAAGTGATCATTACTTTCCTTAATCGTAACGTCAAAGTCACGCTTGAGCGTGAACGGAACTCGCGACTAAGGGAAATCTTTCGACTACCTGCCTCTATGGAGCCACCCACATCCGAGAAGCCTGTACCCTCCGCACCGCAGACGTTTACAACCGCAAAGGCACGCCTCGCAGCGACCTCATCATCCGTAAACCCAACAGCAAAGGAAAACTCGCTACTCGCACCATTCCTGTTATTGAAGAATTACGCTCTCTTTTGATTGACTACTATCCCAACCCCCGCACTTGGTTCTTATTCTCCGGTCGCCACAATAAAGGACATCTTCATCCTGACAGTGCAGCCCGTATTTTGAGAGAAGTTTGTCTCAAGCTGGACAACGAAGGAGTCTCTACCCATTCCTTTAGAAGAACCGCTTTAACTCAGATGAGTAACGCTGGGATTCCGTTAAGGGTCATTCAAAAGATATCGGGTCATCGTTCCTTGGGGGTTCTGCAAGAGTATTTAGAGGTTACGCCCGAGCAAGTGCGGGGTGCAGCGTCTTCTCTGTCTATGCTTGGTTATTCAGATCACAATGCTCCTGACAGTCTTAATCCCCTTGATTGGGAACTAGACTTTAAAAATGAGCCGGAAGACAGCCAACCCCACACAGATTGGGAAGAAGAGAGAGTAATGGGGGATTTAGACCGGGATACTAGAGTTTCAGAAACAGGCTGGTTCCCCTACCAAGGAAGCCGGCTACCATCCCAGTTGAAAAATTGCCCGCTATCCCTTACTTCTAGGTTTTGGATAATTCCGAGCAATTGGGCTGCTGTTCGCTCGGCGGAAAACAATTGTTCGGCAGGGATGTGGCGCTGAAAGGGTTGGGAAAGGCGGGTGTCAGTGGTTCCAGGATGTAAAGTGACGACAATAGTTTGCGGGCTTTTTCGTTCATACTCGATGGAGACAGTCCGCATCAGCATATTGAGGGCTGCTTTCGAGGCGCGATAGCCGTACCAGCCACCCAAATAGTTATCGCCAATACTGCCGATTTTGGCGGAGATGCTAGCAAAAACGCTGCGCTCGTCGTGGCGAAATAGAGGCAATAGGTGTTTCGCTAATAAAACGCCGCCAATGCTGTTGACTTGAAAGTAGCGTAACAATGATTCCGATTCCACCTGCCGCAAGCCTTTTTCCGGGCGAATTTCCCCCTCGTGAAGAAACCCGATGCAGTTAATCGTAAGGTGGAGTTTGTCGATTGCCGAGTGCATTTTTGCAGCCACATCAGCGATTTGTCCTTCTTCGGTCACATCCATCGGAAGGCAGATCACCCGGTTGGGGTAGTCCTTCGCGATCCCGATTAGTTCCTCCGCAGACTCCCGACAGCGGTAGGTCGCGTAAATTTGGGCAAGATTGCCATCTTGGAGGAGTTGTTTGACAAATTCCAATCCAATTCCCCCACTTGCGCCGGTAACGAGAGCATTGGCATGGTTGATATTGCCGATAACGGACGTGTTCAAGTGTTTCTCCTTTTTCCTGACTCTAACTACAAAACCGACACGCTTTACAGCCACTTGCTACTATCTCCCGTCTCTAAAAGCGCGATCGCGCTTGGCAAGATTTCACCAAGACTTTTTATTTAGGTATAGTTCCAAGAGGACTTGGCAATATTGCCAAGTTCAGCATATGACAAGATCACGGATTGCTCACACAACCTTTATTCTTCGGTTATAAAAAAAGAAAGTATAAATCGCTTCACCTGATTAGCAGTAATCTTTAATTTTGCTGACAGAAAGAATACTGTTCTGGTAATACCCACTGAATTAACAAACCAACGTGGCTTTCCTTGGCTAAGAAGCTCATAATTGATTTCATAAATATCGCCCATCCATTCTTCTCGTTCCTTTTTCGAGAAAAACGAATAGGCGATAAAACAAGTAATATATTCACTTACAAAAGTTTTCTCATTTATTTCTAGATTCGGAGAAAGCTGGTTCCCACTCTCGTAACTGATCTCGTAGGGCTTGCTGAGCTTTACAGGCTGCTCGCCCTTTCTCTGTAATTTGGTAATATCTTCTTCGGGCTCCACCTCGCTCTTTTCGTCTTTCGTCTCCCCAGTGGGATGTAATGAGATCTTTTTCTTCAAGTTTGTTAAGGGTCGGGTAAAGCGAGCCCACATTGAGTTTTTTCTGTCCTTGGGTTGCTCGTTCAATAGCCTTGATAATTTGTAATCCGTAGCATTCGTGATTATGCAATAAGAGAAGAATAAGCTCTTCTGTTGGTGAAATTTTAGGTAATCTATTGAAATCAAAATTTTCATACTGTCCATTTACTCCTGTTGGAGATTTGTTTTGTTGTATAACTTTCATCTTTTTTTCTCTTGCTATCGTTATTATCATCATCTTCGATAACAGGGTTGTAGCTGTATCTATAGCCCTATTACCATCGTCTTCAATAACAGAGTTGTAGTTGTTACTCATCACTCTGCTATAACTTTAATATATCTTACTTTTATAAGAATGCTCAAAAAAATATACCTAAAGGTTGAGTCAAAGCAAAGGATCACGCAAAGTAAAAATAATTGGAGTTAAGCCCGATCGCGCCACCGTCCCCAAAACCATGTAACCTAAACCTAATCTCCTCCAAGATTAGGCATGAAAATTGATCGGTATGGGCTTTTCGTTAATTCTAACGGCTGAAGAAATCCAACTCCTCTTCAGTGAGGGATTTGCTACCCCACGCGATGCCCGAAAGGCGGTAGCGCAGGCTACATCGCGTCCTCACGCTTGGCTCCGGTCTTCGGCATCTGCCTCTATGGAGCCACCCGTATCCGAGAAGCCTGTATCTTTAATCCAAATCGATAAACTTACTGGTACACTCACTTGGTTGAACGTGCAGATATCTCGACGTTACGGCCAGGGAACTATGACCCAAAGATTTCATCACTAAATCGATTCCCGCACCATGATTTAAACTATGACAGGCATGGGCATGACGCAGCCAGTGCGCTGAAGTATGGGGATTAATCCCTGCTTTCTCCACCGCTTTCTTAATTAAGCGATGGATGGCATGACGGTCGAGGCGATTGCCAAACCGAGATAAAAACACCGCTTCCGTTTGATCACTCCTGGGAAGTTGCTTCAGTTCCGACCAGAATTGATGAGTAATTAATAAAGTCCTCGTTTGATGACCCTTGCCCAAGATCGTGACCGTCACGCTTTCTTCTCTTGGCTGAAAGTCCGACCAGTTCAAACCGACTAACTCAGAGATCCTCAAGCCCAGAAGATATAAGAGAATGAGTATGGCGCGATCGCGCTCATTAGTAGCGGCATTAATTAGCGCCTTGACCTCTGTCTCCCGTAAAATCCTTTCATTGAGAGCATCTTTCGCTTTGATGGTCTTAATCATCGAGGCGGGGTTATTGGTGAGATAACCCGTCTTGACCCCAAAACTAAACAGAGACTTAATCGCAGCTAGTTTATTATTAATCGTGTTCTGACTCTTGCCGCGAAGCTGAAACGATTCTAGCCATAACAAAATATCTTCCAGCTTCACCTCTTCTAGTTCCTTCCCCGCAAAGGTGAGAAACTGCCGAGAGATCGTGAGATAAGTCTTTTGGGTGGTCACGGACTTTTGGGAAATCCACAGTCTAATCAATTCCACATCTCTTTTCGCGTCGGTTAGCTTCGGGTAAATGTCGATCGTCATAACAACAGAATTCACGTTTTGTTGTGTTGGTGCAAGCGCTTAATCTTTAAGTTTTACCACGAGCGCATGACTTGAAAACAATTGTTTGAGGAAATGTCAAATTCCCTCCTAACAATCACTCTGAATCTGATGTCGGAAAACAGCTATTTCTCCACCTCAACTTAAAGCGCGATTGACCCTTCGGGTCAACGAATCGAAGATCCGATCGCGCTCTTTTCGTAATTAGGGAGCGATAGTGAGCCGCATCCGAAAAGCCTGTAATTTAAGAACTGCCAACACAAAAAAGGCGAACCAATCTAGAAAAAAAAGAAATGATTTAAGTTCGCGAATTTTAATTGAGAACTTATTCCTCCTTTTGTCCCACCTGACGTGGGTTGCCGATCGCGTTACGTCGATGATTTTTGAGAAGTTTCATCCCTATTTACTTGGTGGGCTACATAGGTTCGCAACACATCATTAATTAGGGTTTGATAGCCTCTTATTTCAGGGTTGTTTTTGGCTGTATTACGAAACCATTCTAGGGTATCGGTATCAATCCGGATCGATATGGCTTCTGTAGCTGGTTTTCGCTTGATTAACTTAGCATTTTTGAAAAATTCTTCATCAAGTTCAGGAATGTCCGAGTAGTCTATGTCCTCATCTGACATATTGACTAACTTACGATGTCGTTCTTCGGGTGACAGATCAAGACTAAACTGATTGTTGCTCATACATCCTCCTTTCTTTTTTGTTAGCTCGTCGCGCCGAGATGATTCTGGTCACTCCGTTTCTGTCTGTATGGACTACCAAGATCACAATAACTGGCTGCTCAGGTAGCAAAAGTTGTCCGATTGAGAGTTCTCTTGTTTCTTCATAATCAAAGCGATCGTCTAGGTACGTTAGTAGGTTGGGGTCGCTGAATATCTCAACAGCTTCTTGGAAGGAAATACCATGCTTGATGATGTTGGTTTGGTTCTTTTGCTCATCCCACTCAAAGTCCATATCTTGAATATACCTTCTTGTATATACAAACTCAAGGAAAACCACCTCCAAGAACCTAATCTCCTCCAAGATTAGGCATGAAGATAGATCGGTATGGGCTTTTCGTTAATCCTAACTGTAGTGGACTGAAATTATAATCACTCCGACCCGAAATCATCGGCATTTTGAGACCACATTATTTGAAACTATATTTTCGCTTCGACCCACATTATGGCTCTTGC
The sequence above is drawn from the Cyanobacteria bacterium GSL.Bin1 genome and encodes:
- a CDS encoding HNH endonuclease, with translation MSASRSLSPEIQAQVRQRANYLCEYCHTCEQWQYVKLTIDHVIPLNQGGENNLDNLALACFHCNRQKSNQITAIDPETHEETPLFNPRRDDWKEHFIWSKDKLSVIGLTVKGRATITALGFNRSRVINIRAADLEVNRHPPPIDPIQN
- a CDS encoding SDR family NAD(P)-dependent oxidoreductase, translated to MGNINHANALVTGASGGIGLEFVKQLLQDGNLAQIYATYRCRESAEELIGIAKDYPNRVICLPMDVTEEGQIADVAAKMHSAIDKLHLTINCIGFLHEGEIRPEKGLRQVESESLLRYFQVNSIGGVLLAKHLLPLFRHDERSVFASISAKIGSIGDNYLGGWYGYRASKAALNMLMRTVSIEYERKSPQTIVVTLHPGTTDTRLSQPFQRHIPAEQLFSAERTAAQLLGIIQNLEVRDSGQFFNWDGSRLPW
- a CDS encoding PadR family transcriptional regulator, translated to MKVIQQNKSPTGVNGQYENFDFNRLPKISPTEELILLLLHNHECYGLQIIKAIERATQGQKKLNVGSLYPTLNKLEEKDLITSHWGDERRKERGGARRRYYQITEKGRAACKAQQALRDQLREWEPAFSESRNK
- a CDS encoding tyrosine-type recombinase/integrase — its product is MTIDIYPKLTDAKRDVELIRLWISQKSVTTQKTYLTISRQFLTFAGKELEEVKLEDILLWLESFQLRGKSQNTINNKLAAIKSLFSFGVKTGYLTNNPASMIKTIKAKDALNERILRETEVKALINAATNERDRAILILLYLLGLRISELVGLNWSDFQPREESVTVTILGKGHQTRTLLITHQFWSELKQLPRSDQTEAVFLSRFGNRLDRHAIHRLIKKAVEKAGINPHTSAHWLRHAHACHSLNHGAGIDLVMKSLGHSSLAVTSRYLHVQPSECTSKFIDLD
- a CDS encoding BrnT family toxin, coding for MDFEWDEQKNQTNIIKHGISFQEAVEIFSDPNLLTYLDDRFDYEETRELSIGQLLLPEQPVIVILVVHTDRNGVTRIISARRANKKERRMYEQQSV